One part of the Gossypium raimondii isolate GPD5lz chromosome 1, ASM2569854v1, whole genome shotgun sequence genome encodes these proteins:
- the LOC105780121 gene encoding 21.7 kDa class VI heat shock protein yields MSSCIKLEVQTDDQTPQKWCISLHEDVLKRLLSQHGGPITMHKVFGEGSLFSPLLFGKFFDPSDAFPLWDFDSDTLLYNLRNSGKTTVDWFHTDQAYVLKAPLPGVGKTNIQIHVEKGKIMEISGQVKQQREGKAKDWRSCNWWLYGYVRRLELPEDADCRKIEAFLTNGVVLEIRIPRNPLYFGTLEMKIQQPKISE; encoded by the exons ATGAGTAGTTGCATTAAACTTGAAGTTCAAACAGATGATCAAACTCCTCAGAAATGGTGCATTTCGTTACATGAAGATGTGTTGAAGAGGTTACTGTCCCAGCACGGTGGTCCAATTACAATGCATAAGGTGTTTGGGGAAGGGTCATTGTTTAGTCCCTTGTTGTTTGGGAAATTCTTTGATCCGTCAGACGCCTTTCCCCTGTGGGATTTTGATTCAGACACCTTGTTATATAATCTAAGGAACTCCGGCAAGACCACAGTTGATTGGTTTCACACAGACCAGGCTTATGTACTTAAAGCACCACTTCCAG GAGTGGGGAAAACTAACATACAAATCCATGTTGAGAAAGGGAAAATTATGGAAATTAGTGGACAAGTAAAGCAGCAAAGGGAAGGCAAGGCAAAGGATTGGAGAAGCTGCAATTGGTGGTTATATGGATACGTAAGGAGGCTTGAGCTGCCAGAAGATGCAGATTGCAGAAAAATAGAGGCTTTCCTCACTAATGGTGTGGTTTTAGAGATTAGAATTCCCAGAAATCCTTTGTATTTTGGTACCCTTGAGATGAAAATCCAGCAGCCAAAAATTTCGGAATGA